One part of the Bdellovibrio sp. KM01 genome encodes these proteins:
- a CDS encoding cysteine hydrolase family protein — protein MNLNTALMLVDVQANMFAPFNPVYEADALIENVQKLLELARASGTQVIFVQNNGQPGDPDETRTEGWMLHSDLVIENGDLIVQKHHPDPFTDSELHSTLKKKGIHKLIIAGLQSEYCIDATCRKACELGYGVTLVSDTHSTYPSHEGTAEQIIRRVNAGLGDLISLWAVSEIQA, from the coding sequence ATGAACTTGAACACTGCTTTAATGTTAGTCGATGTCCAGGCAAATATGTTTGCTCCCTTTAATCCCGTTTATGAAGCTGATGCGCTGATTGAAAACGTCCAAAAACTTTTGGAATTGGCTCGTGCTTCAGGCACTCAGGTGATCTTTGTGCAAAACAACGGACAGCCAGGGGATCCCGATGAAACTCGTACCGAGGGTTGGATGCTGCATTCCGATCTCGTCATTGAAAATGGCGATTTAATAGTACAGAAGCATCATCCCGATCCCTTTACGGATTCAGAACTTCATTCGACCCTTAAGAAAAAAGGTATTCACAAACTTATTATTGCAGGTCTTCAATCCGAGTACTGTATTGATGCCACTTGCAGAAAAGCCTGTGAGTTGGGTTATGGCGTGACGCTGGTAAGTGATACTCACAGCACTTATCCTTCGCACGAAGGCACGGCTGAGCAAATCATTAGACGCGTGAATGCGGGCCTTGGTGATCTGATCAGTCTGTGGGCTGTTTCTGAAATTCAGGCCTAA
- a CDS encoding RluA family pseudouridine synthase translates to MPAPKKIPKKYQPKGFEILHEDLDIIVGNKSPGILTVAAKWERENTVHGLLNQWVRKGNPRSTKVVHVVHRLDQATSGVLVFAKTEEVMNYLKDNWKSFSKTYYAIVHGKLEKKTGIIQSYLSEDEDYVVHSSQDSEKGKLAITEYTVLKETDKFSLLKINLLTGKKNQIRVHLSGEGHPIVGDTKYGKPNSPFKNLFLHSAALEINHPHNKKRMQFKARVPAYFKTLIDFEY, encoded by the coding sequence ATGCCAGCTCCTAAAAAGATCCCTAAAAAATATCAACCCAAAGGTTTCGAAATCCTGCACGAGGATTTGGATATCATCGTGGGTAACAAATCCCCGGGGATCTTAACTGTCGCAGCCAAATGGGAACGCGAAAACACGGTTCACGGTCTTTTGAATCAATGGGTTCGTAAGGGCAATCCCCGTTCCACCAAAGTAGTCCATGTGGTTCACCGTCTGGATCAGGCCACTTCGGGCGTTTTGGTTTTTGCCAAAACCGAAGAGGTCATGAATTACCTGAAAGACAATTGGAAATCCTTTAGCAAAACCTATTATGCGATTGTTCATGGGAAGCTTGAGAAAAAAACTGGCATTATCCAAAGCTATTTAAGCGAAGACGAAGATTATGTGGTTCACTCCAGCCAGGATTCAGAAAAAGGTAAGCTTGCGATCACTGAATACACGGTTTTAAAAGAGACCGATAAATTCAGCCTTTTGAAAATCAATCTGTTAACGGGTAAGAAAAATCAGATCCGCGTACATCTGTCAGGTGAGGGACACCCTATCGTGGGTGATACCAAATACGGAAAGCCGAACTCGCCGTTTAAGAATTTGTTCCTGCACTCGGCAGCGCTTGAAATCAATCATCCGCACAACAAAAAGCGTATGCAGTTTAAAGCACGCGTTCCCGCGTACTTTAAAACACTGATCGATTTCGAATATTAA